The Dunckerocampus dactyliophorus isolate RoL2022-P2 chromosome 16, RoL_Ddac_1.1, whole genome shotgun sequence genome includes a window with the following:
- the LOC129169277 gene encoding hexokinase-2-like, which produces MSGDICTLHSDGIPPDTLDKVKTYLNQFTLSLEVLQQVSARLERALKQGLGKHSHHKACVQMLPTFVTATPDGTEKGDFLALDLGGTNFRVLHVRVVEEEQRVVKMDSQICAIPKEMMQGSGKQLFDHIAACLGEFLATQDLKGKTLPLGFTFSFPCHQKEIDKSILIRWTKGFQCSGVVGEDVVKLLREAIHRRGDYDIGSIAMVNDTVGTMMSCGYKDQSCEIGMIIGTGTNACYMEEMKNVKRIESSDGRMCINTEWGGFGDDGSLRDIQTEFDVEVDKTSINPGIHTFEKMISGMYLGEIVRLLLVKMTKDKLLFEGQTSESLLTPGGFETKYISDIEEEDVGLDNGSRILTKLGLTWDPVDVRVVRLVCDTISSRSARLCAAALATLVNRIRLNRGLNHLKTTVGVDGTVYRKHPNFSAELQAMVSLLAPKCDITYLLSEDGSGKGAAMVTAVAQRLARQSRLLEDSEGEGSTEEDEDE; this is translated from the exons ATGAGTGGCGACATCTGCACACTTCACAGCGACGGCATCCCTCCTGACACGCTCGACAAG GTGAAAACCTACCTGAACCAGTTCACTTTGTCTCTGGAGGTCCTGCAGCAGGTTTCTGCTCGACTGGAGCGAGCTCTGAAGCAAGGCTTGGGCAAACACTCCCATCACAAGGCGTGCGTCCAGATGTTGCCCACTTTCGTCACGGCAACGCCAGACGGGACGG AGAAAGGTGACTTCCTGGCTTTGGATCTCGGTGGGACAAACTTCCGGGTGCTCCATGTGcgagtggtggaggaggagcagaGGGTCGTAAAGATGGATAGTCAGATCTGCGCCATCCCGAAGGAGATGATGCAGGGAAGCGGTAAACAG TTGTTCGATCACATTGCCGCCTGTCTGGGTGAATTTCTCGCCACTCAGGACCTGAAGGGGAAAACTCTCCCTCTCGGCTTCACCTTCTCCTTCCCCTGCCATCAGAAGGAAATCGACAAG AGCATCTTGATTCGCTGGACCAAAGGCTTCCAGTGCTCTGGAGTGGTTGGTGAAGATGTGGTGAAGCTACTgagggaagccattcacagaagGGGG GATTACGACATCGGCTCCATAGCCATGGTGAACGACACCGTGGGCACCATGATGAGCTGCGGCTACAAGGATCAGAGCTGCGAGATCGGCATGATCATCG GCACGGGTACCAACGCCTGCTACATGGAGGAGATGAAGAACGTGAAGCGCATCGAGAGCTCGGACGGACGCATGTGCATCAACACCGAGTGGGGGGGCTTTGGAGACGACGGCTCACTGAGAGACATCCAGACGGAGTTTGACGTCGAGGTCGACAAGACGTCCATCAACCCCGGCATTCACAC GTTTGAGAAGATGATCAGCGGCATGTATTTGGGGGAGATTGTGCGCCTGCTGCTGGTGAAGATGACAAAGGACAAGTTGCTGTTCGAGGGACAGACGTCGGAATCGCTGCTGACGCCGGGCGGCTTCGAGACCAAATATATCTCGGACATTGAAGA GGAGGACGTCGGCCTGGACAACGGAAGTAGAATCCTGACCAAGTTGGGTCTGACCTGGGACCCCGTCGATGTCCGCGTGGTGCGCCTGGTCTGCGACACCATTTCCTCCCGCTCAGCCCGCCTCTGCGCCGCCGCCCTGGCGACCCTCGTCAACCGTATCCGGCTCAACCGCGGCCTGAACCATCTCAAAACGACTGTGGGGGTTGACGGGACGGTGTACAGGAAGCACCCCAA TTTCAGTGCGGAGCTCCAGGCCATGGTGAGCCTCCTGGCCCCCAAGTGTGACATCACCTACCTTCTCTCGGAGGACGGCAGCGGGAAAGGCGCTGCCATGGTAACAGCCGTGGCGCAGAGGCTGGCTCGCCAGTCCCGGCTGTTAGAGGACAGTGAGGGCGAGGGGAGCACCGAGGAGGACGAAGACGAATGA
- the uimc1 gene encoding neurofilament heavy polypeptide isoform X5 encodes MEETSTLVCKGQNNRNKKQKRKEGPTPELTQTHQICSQASPSSSESQPALLATPQSCDVTQIDKSQHHESPVFPMSTARVTFTQLNQGLVETCRTTGFVLCSQLNPELRMPERDALACRKSPLFSESDQGDDTEMLCHEYLKSPVFGRDTQQGGCQAGAGEAQVHSPERQNSDFTFSSQESLSPSTRLTSCPPKSPVFPRSPAPSKHHASSKNSQSFSESPVFLETDGEHVLSTNRGAAEELSDISKGTLEAELTSDMTLQWSEEDEEETLVSSPSPIFPEEGYFPPSEGQAGSQKQVAGDEATPETNTSSCSLSTQKSVSTQATVHYYWGVPFCPRGLDADAYTQVILAQMEVYEKSLKNAQRSLLRKAEWGDAIIPQTEKIPSAESSQRHKVPRRRGLRLRDKKLSDRVLVEPEEEEEEEEEQEEKQQQQQQQEEEEEKELEDDETDCGEGDQLDTDDCVVCPETQLSDEDLTDLSKPNSPECCGMVKRGADVAVDEEEMEVSTKGDEQANHLAGRNPTPANEEEEEQTSDGGRQRSPSPELDPVSTPQTSPKANVECPICQGTFPVGKIEMHAAYCDIEEGAAAVDENRPATEYLQVSLKPRKKRKRRAAEEEGDACSTGKIQEKCYICQKAMPLREFSTHTELCIRRQATKAPMKGNLLAALEHIESRDSEAGPSRCKLEQRDIIDLRDDEEEGGRVSTLGISNSPIKSFTPISEATDCLIDFKRQNRLKKPSHKRR; translated from the exons AGGACAAAATAACCGCAATAAAAAGCAGAAAAGGAAGGAAGGCCCTACGCCCGAGTTGACGCAAACTCACCAAATCTGCTCTCAGGCGTCACCGAGCAGCTCAGAGTCACAGCCTGCGCTTTTGGCCACACCTCAG AGTTGTGATGTCACGCAGATCGACAAGTCCCAGCACCATGAATCCCCCGTCTTTCCCATGAGCACAGCCAGGGTCACTTTCACCCAGCTGAACCAGGGCCTTGTGGAGACATGCAGGACCACCGGTTTTGTGTTGTGCTCTCAACTCAACCCCGAGCTCCGCATGCCCGAGAGAGACGCTTTGGCGTGTCGCAAAAGTCCCCTCTTCTCCGAGTCGGATCAGGGAGACGACACCGAAATGCTGTGTCACGAGTATCTAAAAAGTCCCGTGTTTGGCAGAGACACTCAGCAGGGCGGATGTCAGGCGGGCGCCGGTGAAGCACAAGTCCACAGTCCAGAGAGACAAAACTCAGACTTCACTTTCTCCTCTCAAGAGAGTTTAAGCCCATCTACGAGGCTCACATCCTGTCCTCCCAAAAGCCCCGTGTTCCCGAGGAGTCCCGCTCCCTCAAAGCACCATGCTTCCTCCAAGAACTCTCAGTCATTCTCAGAAAGCCCTGTCTTCCTGGAGACAGATGGGGAGCACGTCCTCTCAACAAACCGGGGAGCTGCGGAGGAGCTAAGCGACATTTCCAAAGGCACCCTGGAAGCGGAGCTAACCAGTGACATGACGCTACAGTGGTCTGAAGAAGATGAGGAAGAGACG CTGGTGAGCTCACCCAGTCCGATTTTCCCAGAGGAGGGGTATTTTCCTCCATCGGAAGGTCAAGCAGGCAGTCAGAAACAGGTAGCTGGAGATGAAGCAACCCCAGAGACAAACACTTCAAGCTGCAG CCTGAGCACTCAGAAGTCTGTGTCCACCCAGGCAACGGTTCACTACTATTGGGGCGTTCCCTTCTGTCCAAGAGGTCTGGATGCAGACGCCTACACACAG GTGATCCTGGCGCAGATGGAGGTGTATGAGAAGAGCTTGAAAAACGCTCAGAGGAGTCTGCTGAGGAAGGCTGAGTGGGGAGACGCCATCATTCCACAGACAGAG AAAATCCCTTCAGCTGAATCATCTCAACGACACAAAGTTCCTCGCAG aCGTGGTCTCAGACTGCGGGACAAAAAGCTCAGTGACAGAGTTTTGGTTGAGcctgaagaagaggaggaggaggaggaggagcaggaggaaaagcagcagcagcagcagcagcaggaggaggaggaggaaaaagagCTAGAGGATGATGAGACTGACTGTGGAGAGGGAGATCAGCTGGATACTGATGACTGTGTGGTTTGTCCTG AGACCCAACTGAGTGATGAGGATCTAACAGATCTATCTAAG CCAAACAGCCCTGAATGTTGTGGAATGGTGAAGAGAGGTGCTGATGTAGCAGTTGACGAGGAGGAGATGGAAG TCTCAACAAAGGGAGATGAGCAGGCAAACCACCTTGCCGGAAGAAACCCCACCCCTGccaatgaggaggaggaagagcagaCGTCGGACGGAGGCCGTCAAAGGTCGCCTTCACCTGAGCTGGATCCGGTCAGCACCCCGCAGACGAGCCCCAAAGCCAACGTGGAGTGTCCCATTTGCCAGGGAACTTTCCCCGTGGGCAAGATTGAAATGCATGCGGCGTACTGCGACATCGAGGAAGGGGCGGCCGCCGTGGACGAGAACAGGCCTGCGACTGAATATTTGCAAG tgtccTTGAAGCctagaaagaagaggaaaaggaGGGCAGCAGAGGAGGAGGGCGACGCCTGCAGCACGGGCAA AATTCAGGAGAAATGTTACATCTGTCAGAAAGCCATGCCCCTGCGAGAATTCAGCACGCACACAGAGCTGTGCATCCGACGTCAGGCCACAAAGGCCCCCATG AAAGGAAATTTGTTGGCGGCTCTGGAGCACATAGAAAGCAGGGATTCAG AAGCTGGTCCTTCCAGGTGTAAACTTGAGCAACG TGACATCATTGATCTGAGAGACGATGAAGAGGAGGGGGGACGAGTGTCCACTTTGGGGATCAGCAACTCGCCCATCAAATCCTTCACTCCCATCTCGGAGGCCACAGACTGTCTTATCGACTTCAAGCGACAGAATCGACTGAAGAAGCCGAGCCATAAACGAAGGTGA